The Ictalurus furcatus strain D&B unplaced genomic scaffold, Billie_1.0 scf3, whole genome shotgun sequence genome has a window encoding:
- the LOC128604793 gene encoding histone H3, which translates to MARTKQTARKSTGGKAPRKQLATKAARKSAPATGGVKKPHRYRPGTVALREIRRYQKSTELLIRKLPFQRLVREIAQDFKTDLRFQSSAVMALQEASEAYLVGLFEDTNLCAIHAKRVTIMPKDIQLARRIRGERA; encoded by the coding sequence ATGGCAAGAACCAAGCAGACCGCCCGTAAGTCCACCGGTGGTAAAGCACCAAGGAAGCAGCTCGCCACTAAGGCTGCCCGCAAGAGCGCGCCGGCTACCGGCGGCGTGAAGAAGCCTCACCGTTACAGGCCCGGCACCGTGGCTCTGAGGGAGATCCGCCGTTATCAGAAGTCTACTGAGCTGCTCATCCGCAAGCTGCCCTTCCAGCGCCTGGTGCGAGAAATCGCTCAGGACTTCAAGACTGACTTGCGTTTCCAGAGTTCGGCCGTCATGGCCCTGCAGGAGGCGAGCGAGGCATACCTGGTCGGTCTGTTCGAGGACACCAATCTGTGCGCTATCCACGCCAAGAGAGTGACCATCATGCCCAAGGATATTCAGCTGGCCCGCCGTATTCGCGGAGAACGCGCTTAA
- the LOC128604796 gene encoding histone H2A: MSGRGKTGGKARAKAKTRSSRAGLQFPVGRVHRLLRKGNYAERVGAGAPVYLAAVLEYLTAEILELAGNAARDNKKTRIIPRHLQLAVRNDEELNKLLGGVTIAQGGVLPNIQAVLLPKKTEKAVKTK, from the coding sequence ATGAGTGGCAGAGGAAAAACCGGCGGAAAAGCTAGAGCTAAGGCCAAGACTCGTTCATCCAGagctggacttcagttccccgTGGGACGTGTGCACAGGCTTCTGCGTAAAGGCAACTATGCCGAGCGCGTCGGTGCCGGCGCTCCGGTCTACCTGGCCGCAGTGTTGGAGTATCTGACCGCTGAGATCCTGGAGTTGGCCGGTAACGCCGCCCGTGACAATAAGAAGACCCGTATTATTCCTCGCCACTTGCAGCTCGCCGTGCGTAACGACGAGGAGCTGAACAAACTGCTCGGCGGAGTGACCATCGCTCAGGGTGGTGTGCTACCGAACATTCAGGCTGTGCTTCTGCCTAAAAAGACCGAGAAGGCCGTTAAGACCAAGTAA